A region from the Tigriopus californicus strain San Diego chromosome 9, Tcal_SD_v2.1, whole genome shotgun sequence genome encodes:
- the LOC131887516 gene encoding phenoloxidase-activating factor 1-like has product MKRSFLTLVLGLTCTCDLAWSQMCRETVTGEECQFPFILIDGVRQVRYFRCTTDYDEAKRPWCSTKTHPNRTHIIGNWAYCAKTCSNNRNSFVPKSLTSSFTTTTTPIPVDPSTLGTWLPNLDNNESCGVDLNSNQIIGGKTAKVGQFPYLALLGYWRRGMYFYACGGTLINRRYVITAAHCQGSTPPKRVRQVVLGETTVGKEVDCLGCSPPLKFEIVDEDVIVHENWDPDRFQNGDDIALIRLPRLVDNGFDRYPQIIPICLPWVVGVSDPNSVYSVAGWGRTDNQPVSKEEIKSTGVLSTSLQFAQVPWVSFTECRKFQIYAGLKRGKHICAGGVQGIDSCSGDSGGPLLAQPKTAYGNAQKDLPYFLRGIVSFGTQTCGSGYPGVYTNIDMYLDWIQDQLQP; this is encoded by the exons ATGAAGAGGTCATTTCTGACTTTGGTCTTAGGTCTAACTTGCACTTGTGACCTTGCTTGGTCTCAGATGTGTCGTGAAACAGTGACTGGGGAAGAATGTCAATTTCCATTCATCTTGATCGACGGTGTTCGTCAAGTGAGGTACTTTAGATGCACCACTGACTATGACGAGGCAAAGAGGCCGTGGTGTTCTACCAAAACCCACCCCAATCGAACTCATATAATTGGCAATTGGGCATATTGTGCTAAGACATGTTCCAACAACCGAAACTCTTTTGTCCCGAAATCACTCACGTCCAGCTttacaacaactactacacCCATCCCTGTGGATCCATCCACGCTTGGAACATGGCTTCCCAATCTGGACAATAACGAGAGTTGTGGCGTGGATTTGAATTCGAATCAAATCATCGGTGGGAAAACAGCCAAAGTGGGACAATTTCCATATCTGGCGTTGCTCGGCTATTGGCGGAGAGGGATGTATTTTTACGCCTGTGGTGGAACCCTTATCAACCGAAGGTATGTGATAACAGCTGCGCACTGTCAGGGTTCGACACCTCCCAAGAGAGTAAGGCAAGTCGTCCTGGGTGAGACTACTGTAGGCAAAGAAGTTGATTGTCTTGGATGTTCTCCACCTCTGAAGTTTGAGATCGTTGATGAGGATGTGATTGTTCATGAAAATTGGGACCCTGATCGGTTTCAAAATGGCGATGACATAGCCCTCATTCGGCTACCCCGCCTGGTGGACAACGGGTTCGACCGGTATCCCCAAATCATCCCCATATGCTTACCTTGGGTGGTGGGCGTGAGTGATCCCAATAGTGTGTATTCAGTGGCGGGTTGGGGTCGCACCGATAATCAACCCGTGTCCAAAGAAGAAATCAAGAGCACAGGGGTACTTTCAACATCCCTTCAATTTGCCCAAGTCCCTTGGGTGTCTTTCACAGAGTGtaggaaatttcaaatctacGCTGGACTCAAGCGAGGAAAGCATATTTGTGCTGGAGGAGTTCAAG GCATTGACTCGTGTAGCGGCGACTCTGGTGGACCACTCTTGGCTCAACCTAAGACAGCTTACGGCAATGCTCAAAAAGACCTTCCTTATTTTCTTCGGGGCATTGTTTCTTTTGGAACTCAAACGTGTGGAAGCGGGTATCCTGGAGTCTATACCAATATTGATATGTATTTGGATTGGATTCAAGACCAGCTGCAGCCATAA
- the LOC131887515 gene encoding phenoloxidase-activating factor 1-like has protein sequence MTSIGAPLVVQCILCIALLLNPATVAKAQALNCSITVWGGPVGAGANCVFPFRILGRKINACTTLTEGDKRPWCPTNTDSNGEYRLGKREWGYCDPKCSFVNDEGRLIPGTTPPPSLRKIRPTFTTISVPTRPLARLTTTSTTTPLPPANPWELNPESRRGTWLPDHKKGECGFYTNVGFIVGGEQALRGEFPFAVLLGYNEPGYDNLHYKCGGALINRRYVLTAAHCHFEGTSLEIAEVLIGEYDVGLDPDCLGCRSVARYKPEAVIVHERYADLRHVNGEHDIALIRLPEPITTIYEDPDSIVAPVCLGFGEDLESLNEFYTMGWGRTSNGLIRDTDIPELGVSQRTLFKLRLPLVEFPQCKARFSNITPNFICAGGEDGKDSCNGDSGGPLIARDDQERPMFLMGIISRGTRRCGIGAPGLYVKLNNYEEWILSKLRP, from the exons ATGACTTCGATAGGGGCTCCTCTCGTCGTCCAATGTATTTTATGCATTGCGTTACTACTCAACCCAGCCACAGTGGCTAAAGCTCAGGCCTTGAATTGTTCCATTACAGTATGGGGTGGGCCTGTGGGTGCCGGTGCCAACTGTGTCTTTCCATTCAGGATATTGGGTCGGAAAATCAATGCGTGCACAACTCTCACTGAAGGAGATAAGCGTCCTTGGTGTCCAACCAACACAGATTCCAATGGCGAATATCGTTTGGGCAAACGAGAATGGGGATACTGCGATCCCAAGTGCAGCTTTGTGAATGATGAGGGAAGATTGATCCCAGGCACCACGCCTCCTCCGAGTCTTCGGAAAATTCGTCCTACTTTTACTACCATCTCCGTACCCACTCGTCCCTTGGCTCGGCTAACCACTACATCAACCACCACGCCTCTACCGCCAGCCAACCCTTGGGAGTTGAACCCAGAGAGTCGAAGAGGCACATGGTTGCCCGATCATAAGAAAGGTGAATGCGGATTTTACACCAATGTCGGCTTTATCGTCGGGGGAGAGCAGGCTCTCCGAGGGGAGTTTCCGTTCGCTGTCCTTCTCGGCTATAACGAACCGGGATATGACAACCTTCATTACAAATGTGGAGGGGCCTTGATTAATCGGCGATATGTCCTCACAGCCGCTCATTGTCACTTCGAAGGCACCAGCTTGGAAATAGCTGAGGTACTGATTGGCGAGTACGATGTCGGATTGGATCCCGATTGCTTGGGATGCCGGAGTGTGGCACGTTACAAACCCGAAGCCGTGATTGTTCACGAACGTTACGCCGACTTGAGGCACGTGAATGGGGAGCACGACATCGCGTTGATCCGCCTACCCGAACCCATAACGACCATTTATGAGGATCCAGATTCTATCGTCGCCCCTGTTTGCTTGGGGTTTGGTGAGGACTTGGAGTCCCTCAACGAGTTTTACACCATGGGTTGGGGACGAACTTCCAATGGACTCATTCGGGACACGGACATCCCCGAGCTAGGCGTTAGCCAGAGAACCTTATTCAAACTGAGGTTACCTCTGGTGGAGTTTCCTCAATGTAAGGCCCGATTCTCCAACATCACCCCCAATTTCATTTGCGCTGGAGGCGAAGATG GGAAGGACTCGTGCAATGGAGATTCTGGAGGCCCTCTCATTGCACGTGATGACCAAGAAAGGCCCATGTTTCTCATGGGAATCATATCCAGAGGCACTCGGAGGTGCGGCATTGGCGCCCCTGGCCTTTatgtcaaattgaacaattatgaGGAATGGATATTGAGCAAACTCCGCCCTTGA
- the LOC131887517 gene encoding CLIP domain-containing serine protease B10-like — MVITNFILGLLVIRFRNVSCQNCNLTIIGGPQERTPCVFPFMFKGQLFNECTSFDDPENRLWCSTKVDQHGYHIGGGRGFWGYCDQDCISKRIDKLTPPKVSPLPEKIEPLQKEEEIVPPVNGTWLPKPGGGQCGLNTNVGYIVGGAQATRGEFPFMALLGYEGPRGVVVYLCGGTLINKHYVITAAHCQGRSRQEQIRQVVLGEYNIDTDPDCLYCRGVQRFDISAEDVIVHRDWNTERIFDGNDIALIRLPRPAKTFDEDVDEWILPVCLPIQESGAPTKEYISVGWGQIGQTLSSTNFAKFGAAVEVLRKLTMPLVSNEECRIEYQREMPSNFLCAGAELGKDTCSGDSGGPLIVRNGEETSMWLAGVVSFGTQTCGAGKPAVFTNIKHYMPWIKANLRP; from the exons ATGGTCATAACCAACTTCATTCTGGGGCTCCTCGTGATCAGATTTCGAAACGTGTCTTGCCAAAACTGCAACCTTACCATCATCGGAGGGCCGCAAGAGAGGACGCCTTGTGTTTTCCCATTCATGTTCAAAGGCCAACTCTTCAACGAGTGCACTTCCTTCGATGATCCCGAGAATCGATTGTGGTGCTCAACCAAAGTCGACCAACATGGTTATCACATTGGAGGAGGTAGAGGCTTTTGGGGATATTGCGATCAAGACTGCATTTCAAAGAGGATTGACAAATTAACCCCGCCCAAAGTTTCTCCTCTTCCTGAAAAAATTGAGCCccttcaaaaagaagaagaaattgttCCCCCGGTCAATGGCACATGGCTACCAAAACCGGGAGGAGGTCAATGTGGCTTGAACACCAATGTTGGGTACATTGTGGGAGGAGCCCAAGCCACCAGGGGAGAGTTCCCTTTCATGGCCCTTTTGGGATATGAGGGGCCTCGAGGTGTTGTGGTTTATCTTTGTGGGG GGACCCTAATCAACAAGCACTATGTCATCACTGCTGCCCATTGTCAAGGAAGATCTCGCCAAGAACAAATCAGACAAGTGGTTTTGGGCGAGTACAACATTGACACGGATCCAGATTGTTTATACTGTCGGGGAGTGCAAAGATTTGACATCTCGGCAGAGGACGTGATTGTTCATAGAGATTGGAACACGGAGAGGATATTTGATGGCAATGATATTGCCTTGATTCGTTTGCCCAGACCTGCGAAAACCTTTGATGAAGATGTAGATGAATGGATTTTACCCGTGTGTCTGCCAATCCAAGAGAGTGGAGCACCGACCAAAGAGTACATTTCCGTGGGATGGGGTCAAATTGGTCAAACTTTATCCAGCaccaactttgccaaatttggtGCGGCTGTAGAAGTTTTGCGGAAACTGACCATGCCCCTCGTTTCTAATGAAGAATGTCGAATCGAATACCAACGAGAAATGCCCTCTAATTTCTTGTGTGCAGGCGCGGAATTAG GTAAAGACACATGTAGCGGCGATAGTGGAGGCCCATTAATCGTGAGAAATGGAGAGGAAACTTCAATGTGGCTGGCAGGTGTCGTTTCGTTTGGAACCCAGACTTGTGGAGCAGGAAAACCTGCCGTTTTTACCAACATCAAACATTACATGCCGTGGATTAAAGCTAATCTAAGGCCCTGA
- the LOC131887514 gene encoding phenoloxidase-activating factor 3-like, with protein MNFNCSKPWWRLCFWLGVVSALPCGHGQDCDLVIDGPAAGKRCTFPFEFQAIRYFACTTVTDPNNKPWCSTKTFPNGTHIGGQGNWGHCKVNCQPFSNPSQDQVHFGEPRVEEQKFPRRTTRPSFRRTTKPPRFISTPRRLFPTSRPTIVTTTTTITPTTTTTTTTTTTPVTTSFIIKTFSTQRSDFVRASDWTSGLWLPDPSLGECGYGFNTDYITGGKIAKVGEFPFMALLGLQQRNGKIIYGCGGTLINRRYVLTAAHCQSNKIPIRQVVLGETDTSKDRDCFDCPLVQRFTIRSSDVQVHEDYTPEGVFGQGNDIALIRLPSLAKTVYDSFDIKVGPACLPWKQEAVGDLRVIGWGRYSNNLGIIRKNLDRFSVNSNNLLYAELENIPYSRCRSFKEFERVHPTRHICAAGRNGGDSCNGDSGGPLIAHDRSRDVMYIKGIVSYGANACGKGTPGVYLNVREYLPWILSRLRD; from the exons ATGAACTTTAACTGCTCGAAACCGTGGTGGCGGCTCTGTTTCTGGTTGGGAGTGGTCTCAGCATTACCCTGTGGTCATGGACAAGATTGTGATTTGGTCATAGATGGACCAGCCGCGGGAAAGCGGTGCACGTTTCCCTTTGAGTTTCAAGCCATTCGATACTTCGCCTGTACCACAGTGACTGATCCGAATAACAAACCATGGTGCTCAACCAAAACGTTCCCAAATGGCACTCATATTGGCGGCCAAGGCAATTGGGGACATTGCAAAGTGAACTGCCAACCATTCTCTAATCCCTCACAAGATCAGGTCCACTTTGGCGAGCCCAGGGTAGAGGAGCAAAAATTTCCACGACGAACCACTCGACCGTCATTTCGGCGAACAACCAAGCCACCAAGATTTATATCCACCCCCCGAAGACTCTTTCCAACATCCAGGCCAACTATCGTCACGACAACCACAACAATCACACcaactacaactacaacaacgacgacgacgacgacaccTGTAACTACTTCCTTCATTATCAAAACTTTTTCGACGCAGAGATCCGACTTTGTCAGAGCCTCGGATTGGACCTCAGGATTGTGGCTCCCCGATCCATCTTTGGGAGAATGCGGATATGGCTTCAATACGGATTATATAACGGGTGGGAAGATCGCCAAGGTGGGCGAGTTTCCTTTCATGGCCTTATTGGGTTTGCAACAACGGAACGGGAAAATCATTTACGGCTGCGGCGGAACCTTGATCAATCGACGCTATGTTTTGACAGCGGCTCATTGCCAGTCCAACAAGATTCCAATCCGGCAAGTCGTATTGGGAGAAACAGATACTTCTAAGGATCGGGATTGCTTTGATTGTCCATTGGTTCAAAGGTTTACCATCCGCAGCTCTGATGTACAAGTTCATGAGGACTATACTCCGGAGGGCGTGTTCGGTCAAGGCAATGATATTGCCTTGATCAGGCTACCCAGCTTAGCTAAGACAGTTTACGACAGTTTTGATATCAAAGTGGGTCCGGCGTGTCTTCCGTGGAAGCAGGAAGCTGTTGGAGATCTACGGGTGATTGGATGGGGCCGATACTCGAACAACCTCGGCATCATTCGGAAGAACTTGGATCGATTCAGCGTCAATAGTAACAATCTGCTTTATGCTGAGCTCGAGAACATCCCGTATTCACGTTGCCGGAGCTTCAAGGAGTTCGAACGTGTTCATCCAACAAGACACATTTGTGCAGCTGGACGAAATG GAGGAGATTCTTGTAACGGGGATTCTGGTGGTCCTTTGATTGCTCACGATAGATCCAGAGACGTGATGTACATCAAAGGAATTGTGTCCTATGGGGCCAATGCTTGTGGAAAAGGAACTCCGGGCGTGTATTTAAATGTGAGAGAATATTTACCATGGATTCTGAGTCGTCTCCGAGATTAA
- the LOC131887513 gene encoding uncharacterized protein LOC131887513, which translates to MLIPSTVFLVILCLHLSIAEGSEEELRCQPDVPCSFPYVYNRELHYECINMTDPDQRLWCSTKTDPRSKKHMIGHWKHCDSECGSGTSKSDPRSQLSPMTQATNNLIDSVDMFTQNPVRIDKTPLNGTTKARKYSDRPKRSLMGILDGGSPTPSKDCMTTTGSKNPNKPCVFPFKYRGKIYYSCAWVIFHITKGPWCSTQVDEDGNHIRGQYGVCQPEKCPIPPRECGKSTKERGLEDRANNVTIQSVPWMTSLGKIENEEWVHQCGGSLITNYHILTAAHCFALIELPEYPYKARLGNENLLEGSAEIRDVVSVLRHPKYRSGRAYFDVGLAIMGKKVEFTDYILPVCLPYLPVDDTDDLADTFAILTGWGEDNSGKRAISLSVENLQILPLSHCSDVFSVERVSKFGIAPIKLRQQIPTGITPEVICVGSPILVGGSCVGDSGSPIIRPRSDTARDRYYEAVALVSGGVSCALEAQIYTRLTNRQILTWIQRNTDTSPYLMVIGGYNENEFNGLLRDVELISAEPNNLCTKRVRPLNGRVFNVSGNTEYEAGTLGMTGQVTKDAAIVCGGKNGDDNLNTCHKYLPLDNDWIKSPVSGELPNMLEPRFYAGSALDEQGNMWVLGGSKGGASADSTEVFNFRSKRWQPGRPLPGYYRDSGLNSHCVVSLNKTHVVIAGGYADQFTLTSNRGESIYNAGESQDKSWMYDGYRWNELESMSTRRDRPACSLVQTDEGKLFVLAAGGCDKWCAKNPAISSAEILDPETGKWSPVADLPIPLMSAQMQVFDGYPTIVGGYDNRDRNGKMFQYIIEEDRWYEHPTAKLRIPRSSAAVIQVPKNMFDDC; encoded by the exons ATGTTGATACCATCAACAGTTTTCTTGGTTATTTTGTGCCTCCATCTTTCTATCGCCGAAGGGAGTGAGGAGGAACTTCGATGTCAACCTGATGTTCCATGTTCATTTCCATACGTCTACAATCGAGAGCTTCATTATGAGTGCATTAATATGACGGACCCCGACCAAAGATTATGGTGTTCAACCAAAACTGATCCCCGATCTAAGAAGCACATGATTGGACATTGGAAACATTGCGACTCAGAATGTGGTTCAGGAACATCCAAATCTGATCCCAGGAGTCAATTATCTCCCATGACTCAAGCCACCAATAACTTGATCGACAGTGTGGACATGTTTACTCAGAATCCAGTAAGGATTGACAAAACCCCCCTGAATGGCACCACCAAAGCAAGAAAATACTCTGACCGACCAAAAAGATCCCTGATGGGCATCCTGGATGGAGGCAGCCCAACCCCATCCAAAG ATTGCATGACCACAACCGGTTCCAAAAATCCAAACAAACCTTGCGTTTTCCCCTTCAAGTATCGTGGCAAAATCTACTACTCTTGTGCTTGGGTGATCTTTCACATCACCAAGGGCCCTTGGTGCTCTACTCAAGTCGATGAAGACGGAAATCATATCAGAGGACAATACGGAGTTTGTCAACCAGAAAAGTGTCCGATTCCTCCTAGAG AGTGCGGAAAGTCGACAAAGGAGAGAGGCTTAGAGGATCGTGCAAATAACGTGACAATTCAGAGCGTTCCTTGGATGACGTCCCTgggcaaaattgaaaatgaggaatGGGTGCATCAATGCGGTGGTAGCTTGATAACGAATTATCATATCCTCACTGCGGCCCATTGTTTCGCCTTAATTGAACTGCCTGA GTATCCATATAAGGCCCGGTTGGGAAACGAAAACTTGTTGGAAGGATCAGCTGAAATCAGGGATGTTGTCTCGGTTTTGCGTCACCCTAAGTACCGTTCAGGAAGAGCATATTTTGACGTGGGATTAGCTATTATGGGAAAAAAGGTCGAATTTACCGACTACATTCTGCCAGTTTGTCTTCCATACCTCCCTGTGGACGACACTGACGATTTGGCAGACACGTTTGCCATCTTAACAGGCTGGGGAGAAGACAACAGCGGGAAACGTGCAATTTCTTTGTCAGTCGAGAATCTCCAGATCTTACCCTTGAGCCATTGCTCGGATGTATTTTCGGTTGAACGAGTGTCAAAATTTGGCATTGCACCCATCAAACTCAGACAACAGATACCGACTGGAATCACACCCGAGGTGATTTGTGTAGGATCTCCAATTCTGGTGGGAGGGTCATGTGTTGGTGACAGTGGAAGTCCAATCATCCGACCACGCTCAGATACCGCTCGAGATCGTTATTACGAGGCCGTTGCATTGGTGAGCGGTGGAGTGAGTTGTGCCCTTGAGGCGCAAATTTACACGCGATTAACCAACCGCCAAATCTTGACTTGGATCCAAAGAAACACTG aTACATCGCCATATCTGATGGTCATCGGAGGCTATAATGAGAACGAATTCAATGGGTTGCTGAGAGATGTTGAGCTAATATCTGCTGAACCCAATAACCTCTGCACTAAACGGGTCCGTCCTCTTAACGGCAGGGTCTTCAACGTCAGTGGAAACACGGAGTATGAGGCTGGTACATTAGGCATGACCGGCCAAGTCACCAAAGACGCTGCTATTGTTTGCGGGGGCAAAAATGGTGACGACAATTTGAACACTTGCCACAAATACCTACCGCTAGATAATGATTGGATCAAAAGCCCAGTTTCTGGTGAGCTGCCTAACATGTTGGAACCTAGATTTTACGCCGGATCTGCCCTGGACGAACAAGGGAACATGTGGGTTTTAGGAGGCAGCAAGGGTGGCGCGTCAGCTGACAGCACTGAAGTTTTCAACTTCCGTTCAAAGCGGTGGCAGCCAGGCAGGCCGTTGCCTGGCTATTATCGCGATTCTGGCTTAAACAGCCATTGTGTTGTGAG CTTGAACAAAACCCATGTGGTGATTGCTGGTGGTTACGCTGATCAATTCACTCTGACAAGTAACAGAGGGGAAAGTATTTATAACGCTGGAGAGTCTCAAGACAAATCATGGATGTACGATGGGTATCGATGGAATGAATTGGAATCCATGTCCACTCGTCGTGATAGACCTGCTTGCTCGTTGGTCCAAACTGATGAAGGGAAGCTTTTTGTCCTAGCAGCCGGCGGATGTGATAAATGGTGCGCCAAGAATCCGGCCATCTCGTCAGCTGAAATCCTTGATCCGGAAACTGGAAAATGGTCGCCAGTGGCGGATTTGCCGATTCCGTTGATGAGTGCGCAGATGCAAGTTTTTGACGGGTATCCTACCATCGTGGGAGGCTATGACAATCGGGAcagaaatggcaaaatgtttcaatacATCATTGAAGAGGATCGGTGGTATGAACATCCAACAGCCAAATTGAGAATCCCCAGAAGCTCGGCGGCTGTGATTCAAGTCCCCAAGAATATGTTTGATGATTGCTAA